The Dethiosulfovibrio salsuginis genome includes a window with the following:
- the secE gene encoding preprotein translocase subunit SecE, which translates to MQKFFDFLREARAELKKVTWPGKQQVWYSTLVVIFVTLLVAVYLGIVDMALTGIFSRVIG; encoded by the coding sequence GTGCAGAAATTCTTCGATTTTCTTCGTGAGGCCAGAGCCGAGCTCAAGAAAGTAACGTGGCCTGGCAAACAGCAGGTTTGGTATTCCACCCTGGTCGTCATATTCGTGACCCTACTTGTAGCTGTCTACCTCGGGATCGTCGATATGGCGTTGACGGGAATCTTCTCGAGGGTTATTGGATAG
- the nusG gene encoding transcription termination/antitermination protein NusG: MATNTDRQWFIVQTYAGYENKVKANLDQRIATMGMEDKIFNVLVPVEEKMVVKDGKSKKVTKKLFPSYVLVEMVMEDQPWYVVRHTPGVTGFVGSGNHPIPLSQKEIDDVMDKIGGSAGKKGDRPTFDMNFAKGDVIKVKCGPFEGAVGPIVDILPDKGKVKFSVSVFGRDTLVEIDYTELEKL, translated from the coding sequence ATGGCGACCAATACAGATAGACAATGGTTCATCGTACAGACCTACGCGGGATACGAGAACAAGGTCAAGGCTAACCTTGACCAGAGAATTGCCACCATGGGAATGGAGGACAAGATATTTAACGTCCTGGTCCCTGTGGAGGAGAAGATGGTGGTCAAGGACGGCAAGTCCAAAAAGGTCACCAAAAAGCTGTTCCCTAGCTACGTTTTAGTCGAGATGGTAATGGAGGATCAGCCCTGGTACGTAGTCCGTCATACTCCTGGTGTGACCGGTTTCGTAGGCTCAGGCAATCATCCAATCCCTCTTAGCCAAAAAGAGATCGACGATGTCATGGATAAAATCGGTGGTTCCGCCGGGAAGAAAGGCGACAGGCCGACTTTCGATATGAACTTCGCCAAAGGGGATGTCATAAAGGTCAAGTGCGGCCCCTTCGAGGGTGCGGTAGGGCCTATAGTGGATATCCTGCCCGACAAGGGGAAGGTCAAGTTTTCCGTTTCCGTATTCGGAAGGGACACCCTCGTCGAAATAGACTATACAGAGCTGGAAAAGCTCTAG
- the rplK gene encoding 50S ribosomal protein L11, whose protein sequence is MAKKVIGQIKLQLPAGKATPAPPVGPALGQHGVNIMEFCKQFNAKTNDQPGMIIPAVITVYADRSFTFELKTPPASVLIKKLAGLAKGSGEPNKKKVGSLTKDQVREIAEIKKQDLNANDVEAAMCMIAGTARSMGVTISE, encoded by the coding sequence ATGGCCAAGAAAGTTATCGGTCAGATCAAGTTGCAGCTTCCAGCGGGAAAGGCGACTCCGGCGCCTCCAGTTGGACCTGCCCTTGGTCAGCACGGCGTCAACATAATGGAGTTCTGCAAACAGTTCAACGCTAAGACCAACGATCAGCCCGGAATGATCATCCCTGCGGTGATAACCGTCTACGCTGATCGTAGTTTCACCTTTGAGCTCAAGACACCGCCAGCAAGCGTTCTCATAAAGAAGCTGGCCGGTCTTGCCAAAGGTTCCGGTGAGCCCAACAAGAAAAAGGTCGGCTCTTTGACCAAAGATCAGGTCAGAGAGATAGCCGAGATCAAGAAGCAGGACCTTAACGCAAACGACGTAGAGGCGGCCATGTGCATGATCGCTGGCACCGCCCGTTCCATGGGAGTTACCATATCCGAGTAG
- the rplA gene encoding 50S ribosomal protein L1 — MAKVGKRYSALSKKVDALKLHGLDEAVALVKENANAKFDESIEVHLRLGVDPRHADQQVRSTVVLPHGTGRTIRVLVITTGEQGEAAREAGADFVGGEDMVSKIQGGWLDFEAVVATPDAMKLIGRLGKVLGPRGLMPSAKAGTVTNDVAGAVKEIKAGKVEFRVDKFGIVHNSVGKASFSKENLLENVKAFYSAILKARPSAAKGTYVKSFTMSSTMGVGVKVDASSAQKDLSE; from the coding sequence ATGGCAAAAGTAGGTAAGCGTTATTCAGCTCTGTCCAAGAAGGTCGATGCCCTTAAGTTGCATGGACTTGACGAGGCCGTTGCCCTGGTGAAGGAGAACGCAAACGCCAAGTTCGACGAGAGTATCGAGGTTCATCTTCGCCTAGGCGTCGATCCCCGTCACGCAGATCAGCAGGTGCGTAGTACCGTAGTTCTCCCCCACGGCACAGGAAGGACCATCCGTGTGCTCGTTATCACCACCGGAGAGCAGGGAGAAGCTGCAAGAGAGGCTGGCGCGGACTTCGTCGGTGGAGAGGACATGGTCAGCAAGATTCAGGGCGGCTGGCTTGATTTTGAGGCGGTTGTAGCGACTCCTGACGCGATGAAGCTCATCGGTCGTCTCGGCAAAGTGCTTGGCCCTCGTGGACTTATGCCTAGCGCCAAGGCTGGCACTGTGACCAACGACGTAGCCGGAGCGGTCAAGGAGATCAAGGCCGGTAAGGTCGAGTTCCGAGTCGACAAGTTCGGTATCGTCCATAACTCGGTAGGCAAGGCCTCCTTCTCCAAGGAGAACCTTCTCGAGAACGTAAAAGCCTTTTACTCGGCGATCCTAAAGGCCCGTCCCTCGGCGGCCAAAGGGACCTACGTCAAGAGCTTTACCATGAGCTCCACCATGGGTGTCGGCGTTAAGGTAGACGCATCTTCAGCTCAGAAGGATCTTTCTGAGTAG
- the rplJ gene encoding 50S ribosomal protein L10, with product MPASLKYELVSELRDRLQGAEAVFVCEYRGLNVAQATEIRRLVREAGGEMKVAKNTLVRIALSEVGMASPEDLTVGPNVYVIAPTDSPAVAKALKEFAAKKENKAMIIKGAVMGTDVLDLNQVLALADLPSRDQLIAQVVGTIAAPLRGLVTVLSGPARGLVTCLSQLAEKKGSDAA from the coding sequence ATGCCTGCATCTTTAAAATATGAATTGGTCTCTGAGTTAAGAGACAGACTTCAAGGCGCTGAGGCGGTGTTCGTCTGCGAGTACAGAGGACTTAACGTCGCTCAGGCTACTGAGATCCGCCGTCTTGTCAGAGAGGCCGGTGGAGAGATGAAGGTGGCCAAAAACACCCTGGTGAGGATCGCCCTTTCCGAGGTAGGTATGGCCTCCCCTGAGGACCTGACAGTCGGTCCTAACGTCTACGTCATAGCTCCTACCGACAGCCCTGCGGTGGCCAAGGCCCTCAAAGAGTTCGCCGCCAAGAAGGAAAACAAGGCGATGATAATCAAAGGCGCCGTTATGGGCACCGATGTGCTTGACCTTAACCAGGTTCTCGCCCTTGCCGATCTGCCCTCCAGGGATCAGCTTATCGCCCAGGTCGTTGGAACGATCGCAGCTCCCCTTCGTGGCCTCGTTACCGTTCTTTCCGGCCCCGCAAGAGGATTGGTCACATGTCTCTCTCAGCTCGCTGAGAAAAAAGGATCCGACGCAGCGTAG
- the rplL gene encoding 50S ribosomal protein L7/L12, translating into MTRADIIKAIEEMSVLELSELVKELEDKFGVSAAAPAMMMAAPAAAAAPAEEEKTEFNVILKAAGSEKIKVIKVVREITGLGLKEAKEVVDNPGKAIKEGVSKDEAEALKKQLEEVGASVELA; encoded by the coding sequence ATGACCCGTGCTGATATCATAAAAGCTATCGAAGAAATGTCCGTTCTTGAGCTCTCTGAGCTCGTAAAGGAGCTTGAGGATAAGTTTGGCGTATCCGCCGCCGCTCCTGCCATGATGATGGCCGCTCCCGCTGCCGCTGCCGCTCCTGCAGAGGAAGAGAAGACCGAGTTCAACGTCATCCTCAAGGCCGCTGGTTCGGAGAAAATCAAGGTAATCAAGGTTGTCCGTGAGATCACCGGCCTTGGTCTTAAAGAGGCCAAAGAGGTCGTCGACAACCCCGGCAAAGCCATCAAAGAGGGCGTCTCCAAAGATGAGGCCGAGGCCCTTAAGAAGCAGCTTGAGGAAGTCGGCGCTTCCGTCGAGCTGGCCTAA
- a CDS encoding rhodanese-like domain-containing protein, protein MSELRKAVDQFWSDLKDGRNNIISCEQLNQAIENNYPLYLLDIRKPEDYAEKHIDGAINVPWVEVGDYLDDFPKDEKIIVICYTGQTAGQTVALLRLLGFDACSLKGGMSCEQAFLPLKASCAS, encoded by the coding sequence GTGAGCGAACTAAGAAAAGCTGTGGATCAATTCTGGAGCGATCTTAAAGACGGCCGTAACAACATTATCAGCTGTGAGCAGTTGAACCAGGCGATCGAGAACAACTATCCTCTATACCTTCTGGACATCAGAAAGCCGGAGGACTACGCCGAGAAGCATATAGACGGTGCTATCAACGTCCCATGGGTGGAGGTCGGGGACTACCTCGACGATTTTCCAAAGGACGAAAAGATCATCGTCATCTGCTACACCGGTCAGACCGCAGGCCAGACGGTGGCGCTGCTCAGGCTCCTAGGGTTCGACGCCTGCTCTCTAAAGGGCGGAATGAGCTGCGAGCAAGCCTTCCTTCCTCTCAAGGCGTCCTGCGCATCCTGA
- a CDS encoding amidohydrolase family protein, with amino-acid sequence MVTDVHVHVYPEDLVRDQESISLKEPHFDLLTHNKVHKWGTAEDLIKRMDETGVDQSWIFGFAFKDMGLCRLCNDYVIEAVKRWPDRLKGMAVVPPLHPEAEGEIARCHEAGLIGLGELFPQGQGLDLDDARQTWRMVGACHERDMVILIHTAEPVGHDYDGKGNVGPREAAEFCINHPEAKVIFAHWGGGLWLYESMPEMKKILANARYDTAAWPWLYGPEVLNAAFSLGVGHKILYGSDWPILGYDRYLKLLEQTALSQSEISLVTGENARSFLQQTC; translated from the coding sequence TTGGTTACAGATGTTCACGTCCACGTTTATCCCGAGGATCTCGTAAGGGATCAGGAATCAATATCCCTTAAAGAGCCCCATTTCGACCTCCTTACCCACAACAAGGTCCATAAGTGGGGAACTGCGGAGGATCTTATAAAGAGGATGGATGAAACAGGAGTAGACCAGAGCTGGATATTCGGTTTTGCCTTCAAGGACATGGGCTTATGCCGTCTCTGCAACGATTACGTCATAGAGGCGGTCAAACGATGGCCCGACAGACTGAAGGGAATGGCGGTAGTGCCCCCCCTCCACCCCGAGGCGGAAGGGGAGATCGCCCGGTGTCATGAAGCGGGACTTATAGGTCTGGGAGAGCTTTTCCCCCAAGGTCAGGGATTGGACCTAGACGATGCCAGGCAGACCTGGAGGATGGTCGGAGCCTGTCACGAGAGAGACATGGTCATACTGATCCATACCGCCGAACCGGTCGGCCACGACTACGACGGCAAGGGCAACGTAGGGCCTAGAGAGGCCGCCGAATTCTGTATAAACCATCCAGAGGCCAAGGTTATCTTCGCCCACTGGGGAGGGGGCCTGTGGCTCTACGAGTCCATGCCGGAGATGAAAAAAATACTGGCCAACGCAAGGTACGACACCGCCGCTTGGCCCTGGCTCTACGGGCCGGAGGTACTGAACGCCGCCTTTTCCCTTGGGGTTGGACACAAGATCCTATACGGGTCGGACTGGCCGATACTGGGATATGACAGGTATCTTAAGCTTCTTGAGCAGACCGCCCTGTCCCAGTCGGAGATATCCCTGGTAACAGGGGAAAACGCCCGCTCCTTTCTGCAACAGACCTGTTGA
- a CDS encoding aspartate/glutamate racemase family protein → MEGKVKVSGRILGVYGGLGPAASAEFMRLLAERAPAEVDQDHPVVYVYSNPQIPDRSSAIMGQGPSPEGDLRTGLMTLCSWGADILAVPCNTAHFFIDRFRNELPVPLIHIVDATVEEASIVSPDGAWLIATGGTMYSGIYQRESHRVGYDLLEPSKEVLESVSEAIAAVKGGNLGLSGGIMAHIVEQLRGIRDIPLLGACTELPLAYAASGLPSDGMISSLDALANRCISALYS, encoded by the coding sequence TTGGAGGGTAAAGTCAAAGTTTCTGGCAGGATATTAGGTGTTTACGGTGGATTAGGTCCTGCTGCGTCCGCTGAATTTATGAGGTTACTGGCGGAAAGGGCCCCTGCAGAGGTGGATCAGGACCACCCGGTGGTTTACGTCTACTCTAACCCTCAGATTCCCGACAGAAGCTCCGCTATAATGGGGCAAGGGCCAAGCCCAGAGGGGGACCTTCGGACCGGTCTGATGACCCTTTGCTCCTGGGGAGCGGATATCCTCGCTGTGCCCTGCAACACGGCACATTTTTTTATAGATCGCTTCAGGAACGAATTGCCGGTTCCTCTGATCCACATAGTGGATGCAACGGTAGAGGAGGCTAGTATCGTCAGCCCTGATGGGGCGTGGCTGATCGCAACAGGGGGGACCATGTACAGCGGTATCTATCAGAGGGAAAGCCATAGGGTCGGTTACGATCTCCTCGAGCCCTCTAAGGAGGTTCTGGAAAGTGTCTCCGAGGCTATTGCCGCGGTGAAGGGAGGTAACCTTGGCTTGTCCGGTGGTATTATGGCCCATATCGTGGAGCAACTGAGGGGTATCAGGGATATTCCCCTATTAGGGGCCTGCACTGAACTTCCCCTAGCATACGCTGCCTCAGGTCTTCCATCCGACGGAATGATCTCAAGCCTGGACGCCTTGGCAAATAGGTGTATTTCCGCCCTGTATTCCTAG
- a CDS encoding DUF342 domain-containing protein, whose product MEQCLELERSEGFVLYREGDSLSMEVLSPPVGVLDLLSALRRHADPDGIDLDKVRSLASSGGKAEIGYVAGDGATDRASVKIVDDGNRCLLTLPKGFDDLDKVESLLASKGVVQGINMDEVRKAVLESAAGNDVFNRTVACGIPPVNGEDGWIECLKEKASGKPMTDEAGEVDFYSLDLIVLVKKGEVLAIRHDPVEPMDGSTVTGKAVPGRKGKSPRVVYGSGIEFVDGKLIASMDGQLIWRGEKMFVEPLLEIKGNVGPETGNIRYHGTVLVHGDVSDGYNVDAEGDVEVRGCVERAHIKSGGNISIRYGVAGKEVAVIEAKGDVLAKFIQEAEVKCSALKVNEYILRAKISAKKGVMVEGRHGMVMSSRIEASSYVNVRTVRMMKQEDSSIAISGVSRAELFARYKRLLAEDEKDSDRMLVLSASIRTLSEKGLYKQATTRLAEFVSLEEAQAERSAVISDIRETLKNLKGDATLNLIGQSSGSLPVRLKGVSCRVESGARWMTMFYDPDSDQVRVVGRG is encoded by the coding sequence ATGGAGCAGTGCCTTGAACTGGAAAGATCGGAGGGATTTGTCCTTTACAGAGAGGGGGACTCTCTCTCTATGGAGGTATTGTCCCCTCCGGTGGGGGTTCTCGATCTTCTTTCCGCTCTCCGTCGACACGCCGATCCAGACGGCATAGATCTGGATAAGGTCCGTTCTCTGGCGTCGTCAGGCGGGAAAGCGGAGATAGGCTACGTCGCCGGGGACGGCGCTACCGATAGGGCGTCTGTAAAGATAGTTGACGATGGAAACAGGTGTCTTTTGACGTTACCTAAAGGCTTTGACGACCTGGACAAAGTGGAAAGTCTTTTGGCCTCTAAAGGGGTAGTTCAGGGTATAAATATGGACGAGGTCAGAAAGGCGGTATTGGAAAGTGCCGCTGGAAACGACGTCTTCAACAGGACGGTGGCCTGTGGCATTCCACCGGTCAACGGCGAGGACGGATGGATAGAGTGTCTCAAGGAAAAGGCATCCGGTAAGCCTATGACCGACGAGGCTGGGGAGGTGGACTTCTACTCCCTCGATCTAATAGTCCTGGTAAAAAAAGGCGAGGTACTGGCCATCCGTCACGACCCAGTCGAGCCTATGGACGGCTCTACCGTAACAGGAAAAGCGGTTCCTGGAAGGAAAGGCAAATCTCCTCGTGTCGTCTACGGAAGTGGTATAGAGTTTGTTGACGGCAAGCTAATAGCCTCTATGGACGGTCAGTTGATATGGCGCGGGGAGAAGATGTTCGTCGAACCTCTTTTGGAGATAAAGGGCAATGTTGGGCCGGAGACGGGAAACATAAGGTATCACGGAACGGTTCTGGTTCACGGAGATGTCTCCGATGGTTACAACGTGGACGCCGAAGGGGACGTGGAGGTCAGAGGCTGTGTTGAGAGGGCCCATATAAAAAGCGGAGGTAACATATCCATCCGCTACGGTGTCGCGGGCAAAGAGGTCGCGGTCATAGAGGCTAAAGGCGACGTCCTCGCTAAATTCATTCAGGAAGCGGAGGTCAAATGCTCCGCGCTGAAGGTGAACGAGTATATCCTCAGGGCCAAGATCTCCGCTAAAAAAGGGGTTATGGTGGAGGGGCGTCATGGTATGGTCATGTCCTCCCGGATCGAGGCATCCTCCTACGTCAACGTCAGAACCGTCAGGATGATGAAGCAGGAGGATTCCTCCATAGCCATATCGGGGGTCTCGAGGGCGGAGTTATTCGCAAGATACAAAAGGCTTTTAGCGGAGGACGAGAAGGATTCGGATCGAATGCTCGTCCTCTCCGCTTCCATAAGGACCCTCTCGGAAAAAGGGCTTTACAAACAGGCCACGACTCGCCTTGCGGAGTTCGTTTCCCTGGAGGAGGCTCAGGCGGAGAGGTCGGCGGTCATATCGGATATTCGAGAGACCCTCAAAAACCTCAAAGGCGACGCGACGTTAAACCTAATAGGGCAATCCTCTGGGAGTCTCCCTGTCCGCCTAAAAGGCGTTTCCTGTAGGGTTGAGAGCGGAGCCAGGTGGATGACCATGTTTTACGACCCCGACTCAGATCAGGTTCGGGTAGTGGGAAGGGGGTAG